One window from the genome of Jeotgalibaca sp. MA1X17-3 encodes:
- a CDS encoding class I SAM-dependent methyltransferase has product MNGKLEKEALLDYVKELDQSKYTVLLYQFINQKNTPPFLIAIEKRQ; this is encoded by the coding sequence CTGAATGGTAAACTTGAAAAAGAAGCTCTATTAGATTATGTAAAAGAACTAGATCAATCAAAATACACGGTTCTACTCTATCAATTTATAAATCAGAAAAACACTCCACCATTCCTGATTGCAATTGAAAAAAGACAGTAA
- a CDS encoding class I SAM-dependent methyltransferase, with protein MLEKAIEYSHQLLKNIVQEPDTVIDATVGKGKDTLFLATLVGETGTVIGFDVQEKAIHHTYKELQEVGLQSRVELHQVGHEQVELFLSTEKPISAAIFNLGYLPGGNKEITTEKETTLKSVSAILPSLKIGGLLLLVVYSGP; from the coding sequence ATGTTAGAAAAAGCGATTGAATACAGTCATCAGTTATTAAAGAACATTGTTCAAGAACCAGACACAGTTATTGATGCAACAGTTGGAAAAGGAAAGGATACCCTTTTTTTAGCTACATTAGTAGGAGAAACTGGCACAGTTATTGGTTTTGATGTGCAAGAAAAAGCTATTCATCATACTTATAAAGAATTACAGGAAGTCGGACTTCAAAGTCGAGTCGAGCTGCATCAAGTTGGTCATGAACAAGTAGAACTCTTTTTATCTACTGAAAAACCAATTTCAGCAGCGATTTTTAATCTAGGATACCTTCCAGGAGGTAATAAGGAAATTACAACAGAAAAAGAAACAACATTAAAAAGTGTTTCTGCGATTTTACCTTCTTTAAAAATAGGTGGTTTGCTTTTACTAGTTGTCTATAGTGGCCCCTGA
- a CDS encoding LysM peptidoglycan-binding domain-containing protein, with translation MSISRKEWLAGKQEKEWNEKIRHSAKKMRMNFAVISASVLLANLVEPVKHVMAAEKTTETQNEVKTYSENPFLNSLVPSASSIAQKNDLYASVMLAQAILESGWGKSTLASEPNHNLFGIKGNYEGESVNMGTLEDSGNQNYYPIQADFRKYPSYHESLEDYASLLRNGTGWDPLFYDGVWKSNASSYQEATSYLTGRYATDSAYNSKLNKIIESNELTKYDTPSTTVPSVGTEEVVDQNISAATNTSYTVKSGDTLYAIAGKYGISLNDLMKWNQLTSSFLQIGDILLVSNKKVETPVNTPVSFEKVDTEESAVEQSKPTSLSVYKVKSGDSLWKIGQLNNVTVAQLKEWNNLKTDIIQPGQSLRLMNQVAQEENTVTVPEKPTTESKPVQNQPVQTITSKTVTVASGDTLYKIANQANVSVAQLTEWNQLKSTIIYPGQKLILQVNKANTGTTPSKEESIPVKDQVVENVKPATSSKAYSVKSGDTLYRIANQAGVSVKELKEWNQLNSNIILIGQKLQIAKATTPIQVEESTSQTTEKVSQTHSVKSGDTLYAISKQYGVSITQLIEWNHVTSNMIYVGQQLQVK, from the coding sequence TTGAGTATTTCTAGAAAAGAGTGGCTAGCGGGTAAACAGGAAAAGGAATGGAATGAAAAAATTCGTCATTCTGCTAAAAAAATGAGAATGAATTTTGCAGTTATCAGTGCGTCTGTTCTTCTTGCTAACTTAGTAGAACCAGTGAAGCATGTGATGGCAGCAGAAAAAACAACAGAAACACAGAATGAAGTAAAAACTTATTCTGAAAATCCTTTTCTTAACTCTCTCGTTCCTTCTGCATCGAGTATTGCACAGAAAAATGATTTATATGCTTCCGTTATGTTAGCACAAGCAATTCTAGAGAGCGGATGGGGTAAAAGTACGTTAGCTTCAGAACCCAATCATAATTTATTTGGAATTAAAGGAAATTATGAAGGCGAATCGGTTAATATGGGCACTTTGGAAGATAGTGGAAACCAAAATTACTATCCAATTCAAGCAGATTTCCGTAAATATCCTTCGTATCATGAATCTTTAGAAGATTACGCTTCACTTTTAAGAAATGGAACAGGATGGGATCCACTTTTCTACGATGGAGTTTGGAAAAGTAATGCGTCATCCTATCAAGAAGCTACTTCTTATTTAACAGGAAGATATGCAACCGATAGTGCTTATAATTCAAAACTAAATAAAATTATTGAATCAAATGAATTAACTAAATATGACACACCTTCTACCACTGTTCCTTCAGTTGGAACAGAAGAAGTAGTGGACCAAAATATTTCTGCAGCAACGAACACGAGTTATACAGTAAAAAGTGGTGATACCTTATATGCGATTGCTGGTAAATACGGTATTTCCTTAAATGATTTGATGAAATGGAATCAACTAACTAGTAGTTTTTTACAAATAGGCGATATTTTACTGGTTTCCAACAAGAAAGTTGAGACGCCTGTAAATACTCCTGTATCATTTGAAAAAGTAGATACAGAAGAAAGCGCAGTAGAACAAAGTAAACCAACGAGTCTTTCTGTCTATAAAGTTAAATCGGGTGATTCTTTATGGAAAATTGGCCAATTAAATAATGTCACTGTAGCACAATTAAAAGAGTGGAATAACTTGAAAACAGATATCATCCAACCAGGACAAAGTTTACGTTTGATGAATCAGGTTGCACAGGAAGAAAATACGGTAACCGTTCCTGAAAAACCAACAACGGAAAGTAAACCTGTTCAGAATCAGCCCGTACAAACAATAACATCAAAAACAGTAACGGTTGCTTCAGGTGACACTTTATACAAAATTGCTAACCAAGCAAATGTTAGTGTGGCACAATTGACTGAATGGAATCAATTGAAATCTACCATAATTTATCCAGGTCAGAAGTTAATCCTACAAGTCAACAAAGCGAATACAGGAACCACTCCTAGCAAAGAAGAGAGTATTCCAGTGAAAGACCAAGTAGTAGAAAATGTAAAACCAGCTACTTCTTCTAAAGCTTATTCCGTAAAATCAGGAGATACTCTTTATCGAATTGCTAATCAAGCGGGAGTTTCTGTTAAAGAGTTGAAAGAATGGAATCAATTGAATTCTAATATTATTTTAATTGGTCAAAAACTACAAATAGCAAAGGCAACAACTCCTATTCAAGTTGAAGAGTCAACAAGTCAGACAACTGAAAAAGTGTCTCAAACACATTCCGTTAAAAGTGGTGACACACTTTATGCTATTTCAAAACAATATGGTGTATCTATTACTCAACTAATCGAGTGGAATCACGTTACGAGTAATATGATTTACGTTGGACAACAATTACAAGTTAAATAA
- a CDS encoding LysM peptidoglycan-binding domain-containing protein, which yields MKTHSPSKLFFRVVSIISALILFLLIITPTVQAARSEFIMRGNTSQKVVAFTFDDGSDGTNFNAIVNTLKKHSIKATFFLTGAGAQSHPQPVKDVVNAGHDIGNHSYNHPDFTGITSAEMINQLSNTEKIISNISGKSTKPFFRAPYGSTNATVLDTVGNAGYQYTLHWTIDSKDWMGNSSTDIVNIVMNNIEPGAIILMHTGQGATGTLAALETIIPRLKNMGYSFVTISQLLNIGGNPSTPPAGSSSYSVKSGDTLYSIAMKYGVTVQSIVSANSIKNANLISIGQTLRIPGTSGGGTTTPPPASSTTYTVKAGDTLSVIASRYGVTVQSIVSANNIKNANLISIGQTLKIPGTSGGGTTTPPPASSTTYTVKAGDTLSVIASRYGVTVQSIVNANNIKNANLISIGQVLKISGTSGGTTTPPPAASTTYTVKAGDTLYSIALKYKTTIAKIAKDNNISNTNLIRVGQNLIIK from the coding sequence ATGAAAACGCATTCTCCTTCTAAGCTTTTTTTCCGTGTCGTTAGTATCATTTCTGCTTTAATTTTATTTCTTTTAATTATTACTCCTACCGTCCAAGCTGCACGTTCAGAATTTATAATGAGAGGAAATACAAGCCAAAAAGTTGTCGCATTTACTTTTGATGATGGTTCTGATGGCACGAATTTTAATGCTATCGTGAACACACTGAAAAAACATAGTATAAAAGCAACCTTTTTTCTGACGGGTGCTGGTGCCCAAAGTCATCCTCAACCTGTAAAAGATGTTGTCAATGCTGGACATGATATTGGAAACCACTCCTACAACCATCCTGATTTCACTGGTATAACTTCTGCAGAAATGATAAACCAACTCTCCAATACAGAAAAAATAATTTCAAATATATCTGGAAAAAGTACAAAACCATTTTTCCGTGCTCCTTATGGATCAACTAATGCGACTGTTTTGGATACTGTTGGGAATGCAGGGTATCAATATACTCTTCATTGGACCATTGACTCCAAAGACTGGATGGGAAATTCCTCCACTGATATCGTAAATATTGTGATGAATAACATAGAACCTGGTGCGATTATTTTGATGCATACTGGTCAAGGAGCAACGGGTACGCTAGCTGCTCTAGAAACGATTATTCCTCGTTTGAAAAACATGGGATATTCTTTTGTTACCATTTCCCAGTTACTAAATATTGGAGGGAATCCTTCCACTCCACCTGCAGGATCCTCTAGCTACAGTGTTAAATCTGGCGATACTCTCTATTCAATTGCGATGAAGTATGGAGTAACGGTACAAAGTATTGTAAGTGCAAATAGTATTAAAAATGCAAATTTGATTAGTATTGGGCAAACACTCAGGATCCCTGGAACAAGTGGTGGTGGAACCACTACGCCTCCACCGGCTAGCAGTACCACCTATACCGTAAAAGCTGGAGACACTTTATCTGTGATTGCCTCTCGGTATGGTGTTACGGTACAAAGTATTGTAAGTGCAAATAATATAAAAAATGCGAATTTGATTAGTATTGGGCAAACACTCAAAATTCCTGGAACAAGTGGCGGTGGAACCACTACGCCTCCACCGGCTAGCAGTACCACCTATACCGTAAAAGCTGGAGACACTTTATCTGTGATTGCCTCTCGGTATGGTGTTACGGTACAAAGTATTGTAAATGCAAATAATATAAAAAATGCGAATTTGATTAGTATTGGACAAGTACTCAAAATTTCGGGAACAAGTGGTGGAACGACTACTCCTCCACCTGCTGCAAGTACTACTTATACTGTAAAAGCTGGAGACACTCTTTACTCTATTGCCTTAAAATACAAAACTACCATTGCTAAAATAGCAAAAGATAACAATATTTCTAACACCAATCTAATTCGAGTAGGTCAAAACTTAATAATAAAGTAA
- a CDS encoding polysaccharide biosynthesis protein codes for MTEYNSRVERKKAEKALKKAEKEAAKNIKKQKMNTKRKMKDVHISSDSENIPVSELPIEAAVEISDISAGDKMIQGTFWMTFGSIFSRLLGALYIIPWNAMMGSSSDIGNALFAVGYPPYQLFLALGIAGFPSAMSKKIAQYNAKKQYRAGEELFKKSMVFMLITGVISSIIMYAIAPIIASNSPGSSVEDNTLVIRALAPALLVVPAMSLVRGYFQGYQNMIPSAITQVVEQVVRVVYILFATFLVMQVFNGRIAVAVAHSTFAAFIGAVASCMMLVWYYRKHMQKFAPVIESSPDDVEIDIKSAIKEMLKESIPFILIGSGITFGKLIDQFSFSRFMAVTTEYNTVTIAKLYGLFSFNADKLIMIIISLAVGLSATAIPLLVENYTQKNINGLREQIKKIFELFAFVMFPSALGMMVVSKPIYNLFYGVSDYNIQGVQLLAIASIMSIILGAFTISATILQSFGKHIQAILYLGIGLLAKMILQYPMIALFETAGPLYSTSIGFLLTTVLCMWNIHKIVSFDLRSIGKSVLIISLITGWMTSVAFIARLLLEVFLSPDRRLTALLLVAGIAVAGGSVFMYLALKTRIADQVLGNRIGSLRQKFHIK; via the coding sequence ATGACAGAATATAATTCAAGAGTAGAAAGAAAAAAAGCCGAAAAAGCATTGAAGAAAGCAGAAAAAGAAGCTGCAAAAAATATAAAGAAACAGAAAATGAATACAAAAAGGAAAATGAAAGATGTTCATATCTCTTCAGATTCAGAAAATATACCTGTGTCTGAACTCCCTATTGAAGCAGCAGTAGAAATATCTGACATCTCTGCTGGAGACAAAATGATTCAAGGAACATTTTGGATGACGTTTGGCAGTATTTTTTCAAGATTACTGGGTGCTTTGTACATTATACCTTGGAATGCGATGATGGGATCTAGCTCAGATATAGGAAACGCATTATTTGCGGTTGGTTATCCACCTTATCAATTATTTCTTGCCTTGGGAATAGCTGGTTTTCCTTCTGCTATGTCCAAAAAAATAGCTCAGTATAATGCGAAGAAACAGTATCGAGCAGGAGAAGAACTATTTAAGAAGAGCATGGTTTTTATGTTAATAACCGGTGTCATAAGTAGTATCATTATGTACGCGATTGCTCCAATTATTGCCTCAAATAGCCCAGGTTCTTCAGTTGAAGATAATACGTTAGTAATTCGGGCGTTGGCACCAGCTTTACTTGTTGTACCAGCCATGAGTCTTGTTAGAGGGTATTTCCAAGGGTATCAAAATATGATCCCTTCTGCGATTACACAAGTAGTAGAACAAGTGGTTCGTGTTGTGTATATTTTATTTGCTACTTTTTTGGTCATGCAAGTATTTAATGGAAGAATCGCAGTTGCAGTAGCTCACTCTACTTTTGCAGCCTTCATTGGTGCGGTAGCTTCTTGTATGATGTTAGTATGGTACTATCGGAAGCATATGCAAAAATTTGCACCTGTTATTGAGAGTAGTCCAGATGATGTAGAAATCGATATTAAAAGTGCTATTAAAGAAATGCTCAAAGAATCGATTCCATTTATTCTAATTGGATCAGGAATCACCTTTGGGAAGTTGATTGATCAATTTTCCTTTTCCCGTTTTATGGCAGTAACAACAGAGTATAATACAGTTACAATAGCAAAATTATATGGATTATTTAGTTTTAATGCAGATAAATTGATTATGATTATTATTTCTTTAGCCGTTGGACTTTCTGCAACTGCTATTCCCTTATTAGTAGAAAACTATACTCAAAAAAATATAAATGGATTACGAGAGCAAATTAAAAAGATTTTTGAATTATTTGCATTTGTTATGTTCCCTTCTGCATTAGGAATGATGGTCGTTTCTAAACCTATCTATAATTTATTTTATGGGGTTTCTGATTACAATATTCAAGGGGTACAGCTTCTTGCGATTGCATCCATTATGAGTATTATTTTAGGAGCGTTCACCATTTCTGCAACGATTCTTCAATCATTCGGAAAACATATCCAAGCTATTTTATATTTAGGAATTGGCTTATTGGCTAAAATGATTTTACAATATCCAATGATTGCATTATTTGAAACGGCGGGACCGTTGTATTCGACGAGTATCGGATTCCTACTAACAACTGTACTTTGTATGTGGAACATTCACAAAATTGTTTCTTTTGATCTACGAAGTATTGGTAAATCGGTTTTAATAATTTCACTAATTACCGGCTGGATGACTTCCGTAGCATTCATCGCACGTTTATTATTGGAAGTCTTCCTTTCACCAGATCGTAGATTAACCGCTCTATTACTAGTTGCAGGAATTGCTGTAGCTGGAGGTAGTGTCTTTATGTACCTTGCACTGAAGACAAGGATTGCTGATCAAGTATTGGGAAATCGAATCGGTTCTCTACGTCAGAAATTTCATATTAAATAA
- a CDS encoding pseudouridine synthase, with protein MRLDKFLSHSGFGSRKEVKLLLKKKQVQVNSQVQTKGDFKISTKEDEVTVVGEKVLYQKYVYLLLNKPQGVLSATEDSKQKTVIDLIDETYSHYDLFPVGRLDKDTEGLLLLTNDGELTHFLLSPKRHVKKTYFAHIDGIMTEDDQEYFKKGITLEDGSKCLPGHLEVLKKDEANNSSDVLITIKEGKFHQVKRMVLACGKEVTFLKRVTMGSLRLDETLQPGEYRELTEKERTELQQFLPEE; from the coding sequence ATGCGACTGGATAAGTTTTTATCTCATAGTGGATTTGGTAGTCGTAAAGAAGTAAAACTCCTTTTAAAAAAGAAACAAGTACAAGTGAACAGCCAAGTACAGACAAAAGGAGATTTCAAAATTTCTACGAAAGAGGATGAAGTCACTGTCGTAGGAGAAAAGGTTCTCTATCAAAAATATGTTTATCTTCTATTAAATAAACCTCAAGGAGTATTGAGTGCTACAGAAGATTCAAAACAAAAGACAGTCATCGATTTAATTGACGAAACGTATTCACATTATGATCTTTTTCCAGTAGGGAGATTAGATAAAGATACGGAAGGTTTGTTATTGCTAACGAATGATGGAGAATTGACTCATTTTTTGCTTTCTCCTAAACGTCATGTGAAGAAGACCTATTTTGCTCATATTGATGGAATCATGACCGAGGATGATCAAGAATATTTTAAAAAAGGAATCACGTTAGAAGATGGCTCCAAATGTTTGCCCGGCCATCTTGAAGTTTTGAAAAAAGATGAGGCTAATAATAGTTCTGATGTTCTTATTACCATAAAAGAAGGGAAATTCCATCAAGTAAAACGAATGGTACTTGCTTGTGGAAAAGAAGTGACATTTTTGAAGAGAGTAACAATGGGAAGCTTGCGGCTGGATGAGACTTTGCAACCAGGAGAATATCGAGAGCTAACTGAAAAAGAACGTACAGAACTTCAACAATTCTTGCCAGAAGAATAA
- the pepV gene encoding dipeptidase PepV, giving the protein MEINWQKEVESRKEALLEDLFTILKIDSVRDDAKATKEMPVGPGPKEALEAFLEIGKRDGFLTKNVGNLAGHIEYGEGEELMGVFGHVDVVPTGSGWDTDPFEPIIKEERVYARGSSDDKGPSMAAYYAIKIIRDLGLPVSKRVRMIIGTDEESGWQCMDHYLANEELPSFGFSPDADFPIINGEKGNTSLYVRFRSDVAGGKNQLVSFDAGLRENMVPQDATAIFTSQEAERIEADFFTFIENNPVTGTIETEGEKITIELVGKSSHGMNPSAGINAGTYLATFLNQYSFGGDAATFFQLISEMIHMEHGANKLGLAHTDEIMGELTMNAGIFTFTPEEGGLVALNFRYPTGVTEEGLEIKLETALHHFGVTIEKGGHGKLPHYVPADDPLVSTLLAVYEKHTGVKGKERSIGGGTYGRLLERGVAYGALFPDSIDTMHQANEFLALDDLFRATAIYADAIYELIK; this is encoded by the coding sequence ATGGAAATAAATTGGCAAAAAGAAGTAGAGTCAAGAAAAGAAGCATTGTTGGAAGACCTATTTACTATTTTAAAAATAGACAGTGTACGAGATGATGCAAAAGCAACAAAAGAAATGCCTGTAGGTCCAGGACCTAAAGAAGCTCTTGAAGCCTTTTTGGAAATTGGAAAAAGAGACGGGTTCCTAACTAAAAATGTCGGCAATTTAGCTGGTCATATTGAATATGGTGAAGGCGAAGAATTGATGGGAGTATTTGGACACGTTGACGTAGTTCCTACTGGATCTGGTTGGGATACAGACCCATTTGAACCAATTATCAAAGAAGAACGAGTATACGCTCGTGGATCAAGCGATGACAAAGGGCCTTCTATGGCTGCCTACTATGCAATCAAAATCATTCGCGATCTAGGTCTGCCAGTATCAAAACGAGTACGAATGATTATTGGAACAGATGAAGAGAGTGGTTGGCAGTGTATGGACCATTATTTAGCAAATGAAGAGCTTCCTTCATTCGGTTTCTCTCCGGATGCTGATTTCCCAATCATCAACGGTGAAAAAGGAAACACAAGCTTATATGTACGTTTTAGATCTGATGTAGCAGGTGGCAAAAATCAATTAGTTAGTTTTGATGCCGGTCTCCGTGAAAACATGGTTCCTCAAGATGCAACAGCAATCTTCACGAGTCAAGAAGCGGAACGAATTGAAGCAGACTTTTTCACTTTTATTGAAAATAATCCTGTAACAGGAACGATTGAAACAGAAGGTGAGAAAATTACGATTGAATTAGTAGGTAAATCTTCTCACGGAATGAATCCCTCAGCTGGGATAAATGCAGGTACCTACTTAGCGACCTTCTTAAATCAATATTCATTTGGAGGAGATGCTGCTACATTCTTCCAATTAATTAGCGAAATGATTCATATGGAGCATGGAGCTAATAAATTAGGGTTGGCTCATACAGATGAAATTATGGGAGAGTTGACCATGAATGCTGGTATTTTCACATTCACACCAGAAGAGGGTGGACTAGTTGCATTAAACTTCCGTTATCCTACTGGGGTTACTGAGGAAGGTTTAGAAATTAAACTTGAAACAGCGTTGCATCATTTTGGTGTTACCATAGAAAAAGGTGGACATGGAAAGTTACCACATTATGTGCCGGCAGATGATCCTTTGGTAAGTACTTTGCTTGCTGTCTATGAAAAACATACCGGTGTGAAAGGTAAGGAACGTTCAATTGGTGGTGGTACTTATGGACGTCTACTAGAACGTGGAGTTGCCTATGGTGCTTTATTCCCTGACAGTATTGATACGATGCATCAAGCAAATGAATTTTTAGCTCTTGATGATTTATTTAGAGCAACAGCAATTTATGCAGATGCAATATATGAATTAATTAAATAA
- a CDS encoding murein hydrolase activator EnvC has translation MRKKYFALASTILLLSPLAGGVTAQADTLDELNQQKQQLETESQNVQSEINEKESSLQELASQKVVLQEKVEEMQNSINDLLIKLEKQEEKLLEIEAKIDELQKKIEALELVIEQRSEKLDNQARVIQTEASMTDMVSIVMSAENFSEVVGKITTVSKLVTANKEIIVQQENDKKEVEESKQAVEDEKTAAEELKQEIIIAKNNIIAQKAELDEQISLVIENANLTSSEKSKLESTKNSLDSQTQAVRNDISAEEERIEQERIAREKEEQERVAREAASAAAAAAAEEVANNLYASTNSTSREPVTNTGGFVRPASGYNSSSFGYRIHPIDGSYRLHTGMDIAGGGAILAAQSGTVEFAGYNSSYGYHVIINHGVINGVSVKTLYAHMISGLLVAPGQSVGQGQQIGTMGTTGSSTGVHLHFEVYENGVVVNPLNYISL, from the coding sequence TTGAGAAAAAAATACTTTGCACTAGCATCAACAATCTTGCTTCTTTCTCCATTGGCTGGGGGAGTAACAGCTCAAGCAGATACCTTAGACGAATTAAACCAACAAAAACAACAACTTGAAACTGAATCTCAAAATGTACAAAGTGAAATTAATGAAAAGGAATCTTCGCTACAAGAACTAGCATCACAAAAAGTAGTTTTACAAGAAAAAGTTGAAGAAATGCAAAACAGTATTAATGACCTTCTTATAAAACTAGAAAAACAAGAAGAAAAACTGCTTGAAATCGAAGCAAAAATAGATGAATTACAGAAGAAAATTGAAGCTTTAGAGCTAGTGATAGAACAACGCAGTGAAAAATTAGATAATCAAGCACGTGTGATCCAAACGGAAGCAAGTATGACTGATATGGTATCCATCGTGATGTCAGCTGAAAATTTCAGTGAAGTAGTTGGGAAAATCACTACTGTTTCTAAGCTAGTAACAGCTAATAAAGAAATCATTGTTCAACAAGAAAATGATAAAAAAGAAGTTGAAGAAAGCAAACAAGCTGTTGAAGATGAAAAAACTGCAGCTGAAGAGCTGAAACAAGAAATTATCATTGCCAAAAATAATATTATTGCACAAAAAGCGGAACTAGATGAACAAATTTCTCTAGTGATTGAAAATGCAAATCTTACAAGTAGTGAAAAAAGCAAACTAGAATCTACTAAAAATAGTCTAGATTCACAAACACAAGCGGTAAGAAATGATATTTCAGCAGAAGAGGAACGAATTGAACAAGAAAGAATTGCTCGTGAAAAAGAAGAGCAAGAACGAGTAGCTCGTGAAGCAGCCTCGGCGGCTGCCGCTGCCGCTGCTGAAGAAGTAGCAAACAATCTGTATGCTTCAACGAATTCAACTTCTAGAGAACCAGTAACTAATACAGGTGGATTTGTTCGTCCAGCAAGTGGATATAACTCTTCTTCTTTTGGATATAGAATTCATCCAATCGATGGTTCATATCGTTTACACACGGGCATGGATATTGCCGGTGGAGGTGCTATTCTTGCAGCGCAAAGTGGAACTGTTGAATTTGCAGGATATAACAGTTCATATGGGTATCATGTAATCATTAATCATGGAGTAATAAATGGTGTTAGTGTAAAAACTCTATATGCACATATGATTTCTGGATTGTTGGTTGCTCCAGGACAGAGCGTTGGACAAGGGCAACAAATAGGAACAATGGGAACAACAGGGAGTTCTACAGGGGTACATTTACACTTTGAAGTATATGAAAATGGCGTCGTAGTGAATCCTTTAAACTATATTTCACTTTAA
- a CDS encoding RNA methyltransferase: MEKITSTKNTKVKQWKKLHSSKGRKEFGQYILEGEHLFQEAKKAEILLQEVIVTQSFLDKQSSLDLTGLSSSVFIVTDEIMKVISQTQTSQGILCILNMTESHLSENISGKLVLLDGVQDPGNAGTIVRTADAAGYSGVVFGTGSVDPYNDKVIRSMQGSHFHIPIYRGDLNEVIHPYIKQNIPVYGTALDERAQDFRSVAKTSSLAIIFGNEGNGISEKILEKTTENLYIPILGEAESLNVAVAAGILIYHFL, translated from the coding sequence TTGGAAAAAATAACATCCACAAAAAATACAAAAGTAAAACAATGGAAAAAATTACATTCTTCTAAAGGAAGAAAAGAATTTGGTCAGTATATATTAGAAGGCGAGCACTTGTTTCAAGAAGCAAAAAAAGCTGAAATCCTTCTTCAAGAAGTAATCGTTACACAAAGTTTTTTAGATAAACAATCTTCATTGGATCTAACTGGTTTGTCTTCATCTGTTTTTATTGTAACGGACGAAATTATGAAAGTAATCTCCCAAACACAAACATCTCAAGGAATTCTTTGTATTTTAAATATGACAGAAAGCCACCTTTCTGAAAACATAAGTGGGAAATTAGTTTTATTAGATGGAGTTCAAGATCCTGGAAATGCAGGAACGATAGTGCGAACTGCTGATGCTGCTGGTTATTCAGGAGTCGTATTTGGAACGGGTAGTGTCGATCCTTATAATGATAAAGTAATTCGCTCCATGCAAGGTAGCCACTTTCATATTCCTATTTATCGAGGGGATTTGAATGAGGTTATTCATCCCTATATCAAACAAAATATTCCTGTTTATGGGACTGCACTAGATGAACGAGCACAAGATTTTAGATCCGTAGCAAAAACTTCGTCGTTGGCAATTATTTTTGGAAATGAAGGAAATGGAATCTCTGAGAAAATTTTAGAGAAAACAACTGAAAATTTATATATTCCTATTTTAGGTGAGGCAGAATCGTTAAATGTTGCAGTAGCAGCTGGTATTCTTATTTATCATTTTCTTTAA
- a CDS encoding HD domain-containing protein: MSMNDWKKDEEFLLYVTDLLEREEVKKLEEITQHYHSTRLEHSISVSYHSFCIARKFKLDKRAIARAGLLHDLFYYDWRTTKFDEGTHAYMHPRIACANAEKLTVLSDLEKDIIIKHMWGATMALPKYKESFVVTMVDKYCACHEAMAPTLVKSKKNFRSKWASIKSSILANSITF, translated from the coding sequence ATGAGTATGAATGATTGGAAGAAAGATGAAGAATTTCTTTTATACGTGACGGATTTACTCGAAAGAGAAGAAGTTAAAAAATTAGAAGAAATTACCCAACACTATCACAGCACTCGCTTAGAACACTCCATTTCTGTTTCCTACCATAGTTTTTGTATTGCTAGGAAATTTAAACTCGATAAACGAGCAATTGCACGTGCTGGTTTGCTCCATGATCTATTTTATTATGACTGGAGAACAACGAAGTTTGATGAAGGAACACATGCCTACATGCATCCTCGTATCGCTTGTGCAAATGCCGAAAAGTTAACGGTTTTGTCTGATCTAGAAAAAGATATCATTATAAAACATATGTGGGGAGCAACAATGGCCCTACCAAAATATAAAGAGAGTTTTGTTGTGACCATGGTTGATAAGTATTGTGCTTGCCATGAAGCAATGGCCCCAACTCTTGTTAAATCAAAGAAAAATTTCAGAAGTAAATGGGCTTCAATCAAATCAAGTATTTTAGCCAACTCAATCACCTTTTGA
- a CDS encoding helix-turn-helix domain-containing protein yields the protein MEALKGEECICPKFEKTFLIIGKKWSGLIIEVLLLGDRRFKELSEQIKGVSDRVLVERLKELEDEGIVLRTERMDGPVKVLYSLTEKGKDLNDVMKEVQRWSDKWMKA from the coding sequence ATGGAAGCTTTAAAAGGTGAGGAATGTATCTGTCCAAAATTCGAAAAAACTTTTTTAATTATCGGAAAAAAATGGTCTGGTTTAATTATCGAAGTTCTTTTATTAGGCGATAGAAGGTTTAAAGAATTATCGGAGCAGATAAAAGGAGTTAGTGATCGAGTTTTAGTGGAAAGACTAAAAGAGTTAGAGGACGAAGGAATTGTCCTTCGTACAGAACGGATGGATGGACCTGTAAAAGTTCTTTACAGCCTGACTGAAAAAGGAAAAGATTTGAATGATGTAATGAAAGAAGTCCAGCGTTGGTCTGATAAATGGATGAAAGCCTAG